The Synechococcus sp. RS9909 genomic interval TTCAACCCGAAGCGACGGCGTTGACCTGTTCGAATTCAACTTTCGTGATTCCGGCTCTTTCTACCCCTCTGCATATCTTGACTGGAGCCTGATCAACCTTTCTCGAACCAGTCGCCTCAAAGCAAGCAAAGCTGGGGTTCGCAGCCGCAGCCTTCTCACAGTTCAGGAAGGCAGGGATCTACTCCTTTCCCTGCAAAGCACGTATTACTCACTCCAGACCCTGCGTCAACTGGAGGTAGTGATTCACGACCTTTATAAGCTCTGTCGTCTGATTATCACCGAAACCCCGGCTACAGATCGCAGCGATTCTCCAAACAACATCACCGACTCTCTCACCACGAAGGCCCTGGAATTACATACCCAGCGCATTCGTACTCAGCAAGAGGTCATTCGGGCAGCGGCCATGTTGGCTCAGCTGGCGGGATTACCAGGCGATGCTTTCATTCTGCCAAAAACAGCACTGAAACCCTCAGCGCCGTGGTCCTACGATCTTGCCAGCAGCCTAAAACTAGCGACAAAGCAGCGCGAAAGCATTCAGATCGCATCGAGCCGAGCCGAGCAATACGCTTGGACAGCATCAGCAGCTGAAAATCGTTATTTCCCTGAGCTTTACCTCGAAGCCTATGCATCGGTGTGGAGAGAACGGTATTCCCTCAGTGAAACCAATAAACTGGACATTGTGACGGCTGATGGCATCAGCAGCGAGCAATACGTTGGCTTCGGGATCTCCTGGCCTCTGTTTGATAGTGGCGTGAACAGCGCCGCCGCCACCGCTGGCCGCCTCCAGGCTGCAGCGGAGCAAGAACGCATGCGCCAGCAACAACTCATTGCAGCTCAGCAGGTCAAAACGGCCTACGCCAAGTACACCGCCCAGTTGATCCTCAGGGACAACACCCGCGATCAGTTGCGCAGTGCCGAGCGTGCTCTCACGGGAGCCCGCCAGCATTACAACAAGGACCCGAGCCGGGGTGTCACCACGCTCATTCAAACGATCGATCTATATCTATCCGCCTACCGCGACGTTCTTGACAACACCCTCGCCTTCAATACAGCTGTAGCCCAACTCCACCGTTACACCTCAACCTGGCCGGAACACTTGCCATCGATGACCCAGCAGCATTGACTTCTCCCACCCCACCCCTCGCCAACACGCCATGACCCGCGTCCACTGCCGTTACACCGGCGACCTGCGCTGTGAAGCCGAACATGGCCCCAGCGGAGCCGTGATCCGCACCGATAACCCCCTTGAGGGGGAACGGGATCCGGAGGCATTCGGGCCCACCGATCTGGTGGCGGCCTCAGTGGGCACCTGCATTCTCACGGTGATGAGCATCGTTGCCCGCCGCCGCGGCTGGGATCTCACAGGCAGCTCGGTCGATGTCGACAAAACCATGGCCAGCGAAGGGCCGCGCCGGATCGGCCACCTGCGCGTGGCGATCAGCCTGCCTGAAGCTCTCGATGCCCAGCAGCGCAGCCTGCTGCAGCGCGCCGCTGAGACCTGCCCGGTGAAACACAATCTCGAACAAACAGCCGAGATCGAACTGGTCTGGTTGTGAACGGGGCGCTCAACATGTGGGCGATTGCCTGTACAACCGGTGGGTGGATCAGGAGCCCTCAGCCACCATGCCCGAGCAAGCCAACCCATCACCATCGCCCTCTCTCTCCAGTGAGCCGCGCTGGTTCAGGCTCGCCCTGGCCTGCCGTTGGCCCCTCGCTGTGGTGATCGCCGCCTGGGCCGTGGCGGTGGCTGCGATTCAGATCCTCAAGCAACCCCTGCCCGTCGGCCTGCCACTGAACCAACCCTTCCCCGTGCGTCTGGTGGGTGGTATCACGGTGGATCAACTGAAGGCGCCGATTCAGGTGAACAGCGCCACCCCTCTGAAGATCGAAGCTGCCGCCACCCTGCCGGTGCAGGGCGAGGTGGGTGTCCCGGCTGGCATTGCGGTCAACCAACCCGTCACCGTGACCGGCGGCGTCGATGTGCAGGGCCAGGTCTCGGTGGATGAGGTAAGCGCACCGGTCAAGGTGCATGGCAGCGATGAGGGACCGATTCTGGTCGGCACGCCCGAGGATCAGTCCTTGTCGGTGCAGGGTGGCGTGAACGTGAAGCAGGTGGGCGGCAAGATCAATGTGCAGATCCGCGATGCCGCCCAGTCGATCCTGCCAATCCCTTGATGCAGTCATCTGATGCAGTCATCGCCCCACGGTCAGCACCTGCCCAGGCTGCGGCTCGCCGTTGTCGGCCACCTCGAATGGGTGACCTTTCTGGCCGTCGATCAGCTCCCCCAAGCCGGGCTGATCAGCCGCGCCCATCGCAGCCTGGAGGAACCCGCCGGAGCTGGTGCCGTGGTGGCAGTGCAACTGGCGCAACTGTGCGGCGCCGAGGTGCTCTTTTTCACGGCGCTGGGGCGGGATGCCATCGGTGAGCGCAGCGAAGCGCGTCTGCGGGAGCTGGGGGTGACCCCCCAGATCGCCTGGCGCGATCAACCCACGCGCCGCGGTCTCAGCCTGGTGGATGGGAGCAGTGATCGAGCCATCACCGTGATCGGCGAACGGCTCTCCCCCACCGCGGCCGATCCCCTGCCCTGGGAAGAGCTGGCCCACTGCGCTGGCGTGTTTGTGTCCGCCAGCGATACCGAAGGCTTGCGCTTGGCACGCCGCGCAGCGGTGCTCACGGCAACGCCACGGTTGCGCTTGCCGCTGCTGCTCAACGCTGGCGTGGTCCTCGATGCCCTGATCGGCAGCGGCCTCGATCCGAGTGAACAGATCCCCAAGGGTGCCCTCGCGCCTGCGCCGCGCCTGCAGATCACCACCGAGGGCGCCGACGGTGGCCTGCTGATCCCCGGTGGGCGCTTCTCCGCCGAGCCGCTTCCAGGGCCACTGGTGGAGTCTTACGGCTGTGGCGACAGCTTTGCAGCCGGTGTCACGGCAGGTCTGGCCGCCGGCTGGAGCGTGGCGGACAGTGTGCGTCTTGGCGCCCGGTGCGGCGCCACCTGCGCCACACGCTTCGGGCCCTACGGCTGAGCTTGGCGCGGTACCGCAGCTGTGCATAGCTTTCTGGTAGTGCCTCCCGAACCGCAGCGGTTGATCGAGCATGTCGGAACTGCAATGCCCCTTCAGCGGCCACACCGGTGCCACCACACCAGCGGGCGGCACGCGCAACAGCCAGTGGTGGCCCGACCAGATCGACCTGGGGATCCTGCATCAGCACCACCCAGCCGCCAATCCACTCGGGGTTGATTTCGATTACCCCGCGGCCTTCGCCCAACTCGACTACGCCGCGCTCAAGGCCGACCTGAAGGCCCTGATGACCGACTCCCAGCCGTGGTGGCCCGCCGACTGGGGCCACTACGGCGGCTTGTTCATCCGCATGGCCTGGCACAGCGCCGGCACCTATCGCAGCGCCGACGGTCGCGGTGGAGCCGGCCATGGCAACCAGCGCTTCGCACCGCTGAACAGCTGGCCCGACAACACCAATCTCGACAAAGCCCGCCGCCTGCTCTGGCCGATCAAACAGCGCTACGGCAATGCCATCTCCTGGGCGGATCTGATCATCCTCACCGGCAACGTGGCCCTGGAATCCATGGGCTTCCGCACCCTGGGCTTTGCCGGCGGTCGCACCGACATCTGGCAGCCGGAAGAGGACGTGTTCTGGGGCAAAGAGACCCGCTGGCTTGCCGATGAACGCCACAGCGCCGATGGCCAGCTCGACAATCCACTCGCGGCGGTGGAGATGGGCTTGATCTACGTCAACCCTGAAGGTCCGGAGGGGCACCCGGATCCGCTCGCTTCCGGCAAAGAGGTGCG includes:
- a CDS encoding TolC family protein → MAVSFRNSKRTTSFNRIIFRSAGLCFCASFLALVATPASSARPSPNLEDRELETLSRRYEVDLSTKAQRLNLHEIAILSFKQNPRLPARQLDQRSQEWKTIQLRREWLPELGLNAFIGRGRRIETINSTRSDGVDLFEFNFRDSGSFYPSAYLDWSLINLSRTSRLKASKAGVRSRSLLTVQEGRDLLLSLQSTYYSLQTLRQLEVVIHDLYKLCRLIITETPATDRSDSPNNITDSLTTKALELHTQRIRTQQEVIRAAAMLAQLAGLPGDAFILPKTALKPSAPWSYDLASSLKLATKQRESIQIASSRAEQYAWTASAAENRYFPELYLEAYASVWRERYSLSETNKLDIVTADGISSEQYVGFGISWPLFDSGVNSAAATAGRLQAAAEQERMRQQQLIAAQQVKTAYAKYTAQLILRDNTRDQLRSAERALTGARQHYNKDPSRGVTTLIQTIDLYLSAYRDVLDNTLAFNTAVAQLHRYTSTWPEHLPSMTQQH
- a CDS encoding OsmC family protein → MTRVHCRYTGDLRCEAEHGPSGAVIRTDNPLEGERDPEAFGPTDLVAASVGTCILTVMSIVARRRGWDLTGSSVDVDKTMASEGPRRIGHLRVAISLPEALDAQQRSLLQRAAETCPVKHNLEQTAEIELVWL
- a CDS encoding PfkB family carbohydrate kinase encodes the protein MQSSPHGQHLPRLRLAVVGHLEWVTFLAVDQLPQAGLISRAHRSLEEPAGAGAVVAVQLAQLCGAEVLFFTALGRDAIGERSEARLRELGVTPQIAWRDQPTRRGLSLVDGSSDRAITVIGERLSPTAADPLPWEELAHCAGVFVSASDTEGLRLARRAAVLTATPRLRLPLLLNAGVVLDALIGSGLDPSEQIPKGALAPAPRLQITTEGADGGLLIPGGRFSAEPLPGPLVESYGCGDSFAAGVTAGLAAGWSVADSVRLGARCGATCATRFGPYG